GAACGAGGCCGGCGTCGCCAGCATCAACGAAGTCGGCGCCAGCCTGCGCCATGCCGAGACGATCGAGGCCATGGGCATGCTGCCCGCTTTGTCCCGGCGCTGGCGCGCCCAGCAGCTGGCGATGATCGAGCAGCTCGACATGGGCACGCGCCGCGGCAAGTTCATCGCTGCGTTGACCCGCTCCTCACGCATGACGATGCAGCTGGCCGTCTATGCGACAGGCGCGGTGCTGATCATCCGCAACGAAGTCACCGCGGGCACGCTGATGGCCGCCAGCATCCTGCTCGGCAGGTTGCTCGCGCCGTTTGATTCGATGATCACGGACTGGCGGCAATGGGTCCTGGCCGCCGCCGCCTGGAAGCGCGTACGCGAACTCGTTCTCTCGCGCACCTCGCAGCGCCAGACGGTGCCGACCCCGGCCTGCCAGGGCGATCTCGTGGTCGACCGCGTCGTCTTCGCGCCGTCGGGCTCGGAGCAGACGGTGATCAAGAGCGTCTCCTTCTCGCTCGAGCCGGGCGAGGTGCTCGGCATCGTCGGCCCGTCCGGCGCCGGAAAATCGACGCTGGCGCGGCTGCTCGTCGGCGTCCTCAAGCCCAATGTCGGCGGCGTCTATCTCGACGGCCACAACACCTTCCTGTGGGAGCGCGGCTCCTTCGGCGCCATGGTCGGCTATCTCCCGCAATCGGTCTCGCTGCTGAACGGCACGATCGCCGAGAACATCGCCCGCATGCGCGAGCCCGATCCCCACGCCATTCTGGAGGCCGCCCGCATCGCCGGGGTGCACGAGCTGATCGGCCGGCTGCCGCTCGGCTACGACACCAATGTCGCGGACAGCGATTTCAACCTCTCGGGCGGCCAACGTCAGCGGATCGGCCTGGCGCGGGCGCTCTACGGCTCGCCGCGCCTCATCGTGCTCGACGAGCCCAACGCCAATCTCGATGCTGAGGGCGAACAGAGCCTGATCCGCGCCATCGCCGCCGCACGCGAGAGCGGCGCGATCGTCGTGCTGATCGCCCATCGTCCCTCGGTGATGCAGGTCGTCGACAAGCTCCTCGTGCTGCGCGAAGGCCGGGTGCAGCAATTCGGCCCGCGCGCCGCCATCGCCGGCATGATCACGCCCGGTGGCCGCGTCGAGATGGAGCCCACCGCCAACGCGCCGTCCGCACCGACCCCGATTCGCGAGGTGAAGGCATGACCGGACGTTCCCTGATCAAGCGCCCCGAGCATGCGCTCGTGGCGCAGGCGGAGCCGGAGACAGAGGACGAGCGCGTCCCGAGCCTGCGCAGCCTCGTGCTGGCAGGCGTCACGGCGATCGGCGTCGGCTTCGGCGGCTTCGGCGCCTGGGCAGTGACCGCGCAGCTCGACAATGCCGCCGTCGCGACGGGAATCGTCGCGGTCGACAGCAAGCGCAAGACCGTCAGCCATCTCGAGGGCGGCATTCTCAAGACCCTGCTGAAAGCCGAGGGCGAGCGGGTCGCCAGGGACGAGCCGCTGCTGCGGCTGGAGGATGCCCGCGCCCGCGCCGAGCTGCAGCAATTGCAGGCCAAGCGCATCGGCCTGGACGTCAAGCTCGCCCGGCTGCGGGCCGAGCAGACGGAGGCGAACGAGGTCGCCTTTCCAGAGGACATCGAGCGGATGGTGACGCCGATCGCGCGCGAGGTGCTGCGGGCCGAGCGCGGATTGTTCAAGTCGCGCGCCCAGGTCCACAACGGCAAGGTTCACATCCAGCAGCGCGTCATCGAGCAGCACCAGGCCGAGGCCGAGGCGCTGAAGGCGCAGATCGACGCGACCAACCACCAGCGCTCGCTGATCGACGACGAGGTCCGCACGGTCGGCGAGCTCTATGAGAAGCGCTACGCCAAGCGCAGCCAGCTCGTCGAGCTGCAGACCAAGCAGAGCGAGCTTTCCGGCCGGGCCGGCGAATTCGCCGCGCGCAAGGCCAAGGCCGAGCAGGCCGTGGCCGGCGCCAATCTGGAGATCCTGTCGATCAGCCTGGAACGCCAGAACGATATCGCCAAGGAGATCCAGGAAGCGCAGCTGATGCTGTCGGAAGTCACCGAGCGCATCGTCCAGGCCGAGGACGTGCTCCGCCGGCTGATCGTGACCGCGCCGCAGGAAGGCATCGTCGCGAATATCCGGATGCGGACGGCCGGCAGCGTGATTGCGGCCGGCGAGGCGATCCTCGACATCGTGCCGGAGAACGAGCCCCTGATCGTCGAGGCCAAGGTCGATCCGCGCGACATCGATGCGGTTCGCGTCGGCTCCGGCACGCGCGTTCGCCTGACCGCCTTCAACTCGCGCCTGCTGCCGCCGCTGCAGGCCAAGGTGACCTATGTCGCCCCCGACCAGCTCGTCGACGAGAAGACCGGCGTGCCCTATTTCGTGGTGCGCGCCGAGATCGATCCCGAGAGCCTGCGCGCCTACAAGGTCCCGCTCCATGCCGGGATGACCGCGGAGGTCATGATCGTCAACGGCGCACGCCGGGCGGTGGACTATCTGATCTCGCCCTTCACCGACAGCTTCAATCGTGCTTTCCGCGAGGACTGACCGGGCGCGGCGCGGCATCGACCGCGGCGGCATCTCGTACGCTCGACTTCATATTTCAATTTTGGAAGTATATTCACGCAATCATCGAAAG
Above is a genomic segment from Bosea sp. NBC_00550 containing:
- a CDS encoding type I secretion system permease/ATPase, with product MKAVKPASDVLIRSLQRSFVGGLGYAAFLSLCVNLLLLTVPLFMMQVQDRVIVSHSYDTLTMLLVIAVGALALYGTVEFIRSLTFQTMASIFARRLNLPALQAAVSSSLEQGSGQATQAIRDLNDIRFFIASSAIATPLEAAWSPVFLAVLFALHPVYGLVGVASLIILLLLGVMSDMLTRRVLKEANEAGVASINEVGASLRHAETIEAMGMLPALSRRWRAQQLAMIEQLDMGTRRGKFIAALTRSSRMTMQLAVYATGAVLIIRNEVTAGTLMAASILLGRLLAPFDSMITDWRQWVLAAAAWKRVRELVLSRTSQRQTVPTPACQGDLVVDRVVFAPSGSEQTVIKSVSFSLEPGEVLGIVGPSGAGKSTLARLLVGVLKPNVGGVYLDGHNTFLWERGSFGAMVGYLPQSVSLLNGTIAENIARMREPDPHAILEAARIAGVHELIGRLPLGYDTNVADSDFNLSGGQRQRIGLARALYGSPRLIVLDEPNANLDAEGEQSLIRAIAAARESGAIVVLIAHRPSVMQVVDKLLVLREGRVQQFGPRAAIAGMITPGGRVEMEPTANAPSAPTPIREVKA
- a CDS encoding HlyD family type I secretion periplasmic adaptor subunit translates to MTGRSLIKRPEHALVAQAEPETEDERVPSLRSLVLAGVTAIGVGFGGFGAWAVTAQLDNAAVATGIVAVDSKRKTVSHLEGGILKTLLKAEGERVARDEPLLRLEDARARAELQQLQAKRIGLDVKLARLRAEQTEANEVAFPEDIERMVTPIAREVLRAERGLFKSRAQVHNGKVHIQQRVIEQHQAEAEALKAQIDATNHQRSLIDDEVRTVGELYEKRYAKRSQLVELQTKQSELSGRAGEFAARKAKAEQAVAGANLEILSISLERQNDIAKEIQEAQLMLSEVTERIVQAEDVLRRLIVTAPQEGIVANIRMRTAGSVIAAGEAILDIVPENEPLIVEAKVDPRDIDAVRVGSGTRVRLTAFNSRLLPPLQAKVTYVAPDQLVDEKTGVPYFVVRAEIDPESLRAYKVPLHAGMTAEVMIVNGARRAVDYLISPFTDSFNRAFRED